AAAAAAGGTTAAATTAAGGGAAATTAAGGGATCAGAATTTTAAACGCTTCAAATGTTGTTAAAAATCCTTCTCCTTGAGGAGATGCACACATCAAACCCGCTTGAACTGATGGGTTAGGAGTTAAATAACCTAACCGTAATAGTTGATAATCTTGACCATTGAATGAATATTGAATTTCTACTGATTCTGATCGGCGTTGTAATTTTAACCATAAAGAAGTAGGAGAGAAAGACAGAGGAATTACAGACCAATCAGAATAATCTCTTGTAATTACTGCACTAACATTCTGCACTTCTTCCACAAATTCAATTCCACATTTTAACCAAACGGTTTCACTTTCCCGCACCATTAACCCCGCTTGGTCATACAGAGT
Above is a window of Planktothrix sp. FACHB-1365 DNA encoding:
- a CDS encoding DUF1349 domain-containing protein, whose product is MSETLKSWYNEPPFWQEKGDKIIIKSGEKTDFWRITHYDFIRDNGHFYYQEITGDFDLEVKITGQYQTLYDQAGLMVRESETVWLKCGIEFVEEVQNVSAVITRDYSDWSVIPLSFSPTSLWLKLQRRSESVEIQYSFNGQDYQLLRLGYLTPNPSVQAGLMCASPQGEGFLTTFEAFKILIP